The Naumovozyma dairenensis CBS 421 chromosome 1, complete genome genome includes a region encoding these proteins:
- the PUP3 gene encoding proteasome core particle subunit beta 3 (similar to Saccharomyces cerevisiae PUP3 (YER094C); ancestral locus Anc_7.383), giving the protein MSDPSSINGGIVVAMAGKDCVAIACDLRLGSQSLGVSNNFEKIFHYGHVFLGITGLATDVTTLSETFRYKSNLYELKEDRAIEPETFTQLVSSTLYEKRFGPYFVGPVVAGINSKSGKPFIAGFDLIGCIDEAKDFIVSGTASDQLFGMCESLYEPNLESEDLFETISQALLNAADRDALSGWGAVVYIIKKDKVIKRHLKMRQD; this is encoded by the coding sequence ATGTCTGATCCAAGTTCTATTAATGGTGGTATCGTAGTAGCAATGGCTGGGAAAGATTGTGTTGCTATTGCCTGTGATTTAAGATTAGGTAGTCAATCATTAGGTGTGTCCAATAATTTcgaaaaaatattccattATGGTCATGTATTCTTGGGAATTACAGGGTTGGCTACAGATGTAACGACGTTAAGTGAGACTTTCCGTTATAAGTCCAACCTttatgaattgaaagaagataGAGCCATTGAACCTGAGACGTTTACTCAATTGGTATCGAGTAcattatatgaaaaaagatTTGGTCCATATTTTGTAGGACCCGTAGTGGCAGGGATTAACTCTAAATCAGGTAAACCATTTATTGCAGGGTTCGATTTAATTGGTTGTATTGATGAAGCTAAGGATTTTATCGTAAGCGGTACAGCATCTGATCAATTATTTGGTATGTGTGAATCCTTATATGAACCGAATTTGGAATCTgaagatttatttgaaactATCAGTCAAGCTCTATTGAATGCAGCAGATCGTGATGCCTTATCAGGTTGGGGTGCAGTcgtttatataattaagaAGGATAAAGTTATAAAGAGACATCTAAAGATGAGACAAGATTAA
- the AIM11 gene encoding Aim11p (similar to Saccharomyces cerevisiae YBL059W and YER093C-A; ancestral locus Anc_7.381): MESDNLNDYSERRKQQASRFAGATILTMIASRMTYGSIRARKVRPQAFQPNDMKILTAARGEAISALALSTGLTIGVFSMTIFGIGWIYNISNLHEFAYGIKKWFGTDTDDQNLESMDKETEEVTQQLSDFFSRENK, encoded by the exons ATGGAAAGCgataatttaaatgattatTCAGAAAGAAGGAAACAACAGGCCTCCAGATTTGCTGGTGCAACTATCTTGACAATGATTGCTTCCAGAATGACTTATGGAAGTATACGAGCAAGGAAAG TTCGACCACAAGCTTTCCAACCTAAtgatatgaaaatattgacAGCTGCAAGGGGAGAAGCAATAAGTGCATTAGCATTAAGTACCGGGCTAACGATCGGCGTTTTTTCTATGACAATATTTGGAATAGGATGGATCTACAATATTTCTAATCTCCATGAATTTGCTTATGGTATTAAGAAGTGGTTTGGTACTGATACAGATGatcaaaatttggaatcGATGGATAAAGAGACAGAGGAGGTTACTCAACAGTTGAGCGATTTTTTTAGtagagaaaataaatga